A stretch of DNA from Arthrobacter globiformis:
TCTCGAAGTCGATCGCCGTAAAGTCCAAACCCACGGGGACAACTGTAGCCCGGCGGGGGCGCGGAACCCGTCAAGTACCCTTGAAACGTGAACTTTAATGCATTGAGCGACTTTGCCGTGCCCGCGCTGGGTGGCGCCGGCCCCGTCCAGCCGCATCTGGCATCATTCCTGCCCGATTGGCTCAACCCCCAGGTCTTCCTCGCCGACCCGGCCCTTGCCCCATGGGTTGTCCTGCTGGTCTGCGGGATCATCTTCGCCGAAACCGGGCTGCTGATCGGATTCTTCCTGCCCGGTGATTCCATGCTGTTTACGGCGGGCCTGCTGGTGGCCACGGACACGATCAAATTCAACATCTGGCTCTTCGCCGCGCTGATCATCGTGTCCGCCATTATCGGCAACCAGACGGGCTATCTCATCGGGTCCAAGGCCGGCCCTGCCATCTTCAACAAGCCGGATTCAAGGCTCTTCAAGCATGAGAACGTCGACAGTGCCCACAAGTTCTTCGAAAAGCACGGCGGCAAGGCCCTGATCCTTGCACGCTTTGTGCCCATCATCCGCACCTTCGTTCCCGTCATCGTGGGCGTCGCCGCGATGGACAAGCGGAAGTTCTTCCTGTTCAACGTCATCGGTGCTGTCCTGTGGGGCGGCGGTGTGACGCTTCTCGGCTATCTGCTGGGCGACAAGGTCCCGTGGGTGCGGGACAACCTCGACATCATCTTCATCGTCATAGTCCTGCTCTCGGTGATCCCGGTGGCCATTGAAGTTCTCCGCGGCATGGCCGCCAAGCGCGAGGCCGTGGCCTTCGGGACAGATCCAGTGGAGGAGTTCATCGAGGAGCACGAGCCCGAGGCCGAGCGCAAAACGAACCTCGACTGACCGGCCGGGCTTCGCCAAAGAGGCGGACACCCCCATTCCAGAAAGGCACCTCAGAACTGAGGTGCCTTTCTGTGTGTGTGTGTGGCTATCGGCTGTCTGCGGAAATTACCGCAGGGCCTCAACAATCGAGGGAAGCAGCGCACGGAACGCCAGTCCGCGGTGGCTGATGGCGTTTTTCTCCTCGGGGCTGAGCTCAGCACAGCTGCGGTCCAGGCCTAGGGGCTCCAGGACGGGGTCGTAGCCGAACCCGCCTTCGCCCCGCGGTTCACGCAGCAGCGTGCCGGCAAGTTGCCCGTACTCCACCACTTCGCGGGCCCCGTCCCCGGATGCCGACGCCGGCACGGCAAGGGCCGCCGCGCACACGAAGGCGGCGCCGCGGTGGCCATCCGGCACGTCCGCCAGCTGGGCCAGCAGCAAACGCAGGTTGGCGTCGTCGTCACCGTGGCGTCCGGCCCAGCGCGCGGAGAATATCCCCGGGGCGCCGCCGAGGACGTCCACGGACAGCCCGGAGTCGTCGGCGATGGCCACCAGCCCGGTGGCCTCGGCCACCGCCCGTGCCTTCAGCAGCGAGTTTTCCGCAAAGGTCACCCCGGTTTCCGCGACGTCGGGGGCTCCGACGGCGGCCGCGTCCACTACCTGCGTGTCGACGTCGAGCCCCGGGACCTGCCCGCGCAGCAGCTCACGCAGCTCCCGCAATTTGCCGGCGTTGCGTGTGGCCAGCACCAGCCGGGGTGCAGGTCCGCCGCCCACAGCGTTGTCCCCGGTCACAGCGTTGTCCCCGCTCACGGCGCTTCGGCGAGGGTCTCACGCTGGATTGCCGCCAGCTGTTCCGTGCCCAGCAGGGCCAGGTCAAGCAGCTTGTTGAGTTCGTCCCGGTCAAAGGGTGCGCCTTCGGCCGTGCCCTGGACCTCCACGAACTTGCCGGAGCCGGTCACCACGACGTTCATGTCGGTTTCGGCCCGCACGTCCTCGATGTATGGCAGGTCCAGCATGGGGATACCGTCGATGATCCCCACGGACACAGCGGCGATAGTGTCGATCAGGGGCTGGGCGTTGCGTGCGATCATCTTGTTCTCACGGGCAAAACGGATGGCCTCGGCGAGCGCAACGTAGGCCCCGGTGATGGCGGCCGTCCGGGTGCCGCCGTCGGCCTGCAGCACATCGCAGTCCAGCACGATGGTGTTCTCGCCCAGGGCCTTGGTGTCGATGATCGAACGCAGCGAGCGGCCGATCAGGCGGGAGATTTCGTGCGTGCGGCCGCCGATCTTGCCCTTGACGGACTCGCGGTCGGACCGGGTGTTCGTGGCACGCGGGAGCATGGCGTATTCGGCGGTCACCCAGCCGCGGCCTTCCCCCTTGAGCCAGCGCGGAACGCCTTCGGTGAGGGAAGCGGTGCACAGGACCCGGGTGTTGCCGAACTCGATGAGGGCCGATCCCTCGGCCTGCTTGGACCAGCCGCGGGTGATGCTGATGGGCCGGAGCTGGTCCGGGGTGCGGCCGTCGGCACGGATGACGGGGGCAGTGGTTGCTTCGGAAGTCATGCCTTTAGCTTATCGATGACGCAGGCGGGACAGTGCCACATCAGACACTGCCAGGTCAGACGGTGTAGTGCACGCCCGCCACGGCCACGGCCACGTCACCGGCAAAGGCGGGACGCGCCTCGGCCATGACCTTGGTCTGTGACGTCCACACCGGAATGTGGGTGAGGAGGAGGCGGCGGGCGCCGGCGGCGGTGGCTGCCTCCCCGGCCCGTTTGCCGGTCAGGTGGACGTCCTTGATGCCGTCGTCGCGGCCTTCCTCGAAGGCCGCCTCGCAGAGGAAGAGGTCGGCGTCCTTGGCCGCCTCTTCCAGCCCCCGGCAGGAATCGGTGTCGCCCGAATAGGTCAGCACACGGGTCACGGCATTCCCAGCGGCGTCCGGCTCAGTCACCTCCACGCGCAGCGCGTAGGCCTCCTCGACGGGGTGGTTCACGGCGAACGGCGTCACCGTGAAAGGGCCGACTGTGACGGACTGGCGCTCGGTCCAGTTGGTGAAGTCGAACTCCTCGTGCATCCCCGGATCAAGGTCCAGCCCGTAGGCAGTTGCCATCCTGTCGGCGGTGGCGGCGGGGCCCCAGACGGGGATCCTTCCCCGGTCCCAACCGCCCGGCTTCCAGCGCACCGCCACGTGCAGGCCGCATAGGTCCATGCAGTGGTCGGGGTGCAAATGTGTGAGGAAAATCGCGTCGATGTCCTCGAGGTCGGTGTACCGCTGGATGGCGCCCAGGGCACCGCTGCCGAGGTCCATGACCACCTTCCAGACCCGTTCGCCGTCGTTGGCGGTCAGCAGATAGCAGGAGGCGGGTGATCCGGGGCCGGGAAATGAGCCGGTGCAGCCGACAATGGTGAGCTTCACAGGAAGGACCCCCCGGGGGCTGCTCCGTTGCCGGCGGCCTGCCCGACGAAGTTGGAGATGCGCGGGCGTGCTGCCGCCTTCCGTGCGGCGGCGATCATTTCGGGGGTGATCCGCGCCAGGCTGCCCGTGGGGTACTGCGCCGCAACGTGGTCCACGTGCTTGACGCTGAGCACCTCGGGCCCGAGGAACCTGCGGGCCAGGGCTTCGAACTGGCCCGGGTCCCCGGTGGCGATGAAGCTGTGCTCCGGCGGGGTTGGGTCCGTCCGTTCGAGGCCGTTGCTGGCCAGCGCCCGGTACACGTCCTTGGCGGTTTCCTCGGCACTGGAGACCAGGGTGACGTCCTCGCCCATGACGTAGGAGATCACGCCGGTCAGGAGCGGATAGTGCGTGCAGCCCAGCACCACGGTGTCCACTCCCGCTGATTTCAGCGGCTCCAGGTACTCGCGGGCGATGTCAAGCAGTTCCGGCCCCGTGGTGATGCCGGCCTCCACATACGGCACGAACGCCGGGCAGGCCACGGACGTGATCTCCAGGTCAGGCGCTGCGGCGAAAGTGTCCTCGTAGGCCCGGGACCCGACGGTGGCGGAGGTGCCGATCACGCCTACCCGGCCGGTGCGGGTCGCCGCAACGGCGCGGCGCACGGCCGGCTGGATCACCTCGATGACCGGAATTCCGTAACGCGCCGTGTAGCGTTCGCGGGCGTCCCGGAGCACCGCGGCCGACGCCGAGTTGCAGGCGATGGTGAGCAGCTTGACGCCGGAGTCCACGAGTTCGTCCATGACACCGAGGGCGTTGGCGCGCACCTCCGCGATGGGCAGCGGCCCGTACGGGCCGTGGGCGGTGTCGCCGACGTAGAGGATGGATTCGTTCGGCAGCTGGTCGATGATCGACCGCGCCACCGTGAGGCCGCCGACCCCGGAGTCGAAGACGCCGATCGGCAGCGATCCCACATTAACGCCGTCGGCCGGTGCGGACTCCGCTGCAGCTCCTGCTGCCGGATCCATGCTCGATGCTGAAGTCATGATTATTTGAGGATAGGTCTTCCCGTGAGGTGCGGCCATCACTTGTGGCGAGCGACTCATGTCGAATTTGTCACATCCGGCGGCCGAAAACCCCGCCGCCGGAAGCCCATGCAGCCGGAGCGCGGCGGGGGGAACCGCTTAGGGCCGCGCGTCCAGTGATTGCAGCATCGCCTGCACAAGCGACTCTTGCAGCCACGTGGTGAAGTTGTAGACGAGGGCGAGGTAGCTTTCCACGTCCTCGGCCTGGGACCAGTCCTGCATCTGGTGGACGTGGTCGGCATCCGCCTCGTCCCGGATGTCGAGCCGCTCGGCGAGCACCAGCCGCACGTCGTTGAGCGCGGTGGACCAGTGCCGCGCATCCGACGGGGTCAGGAGGAGCTCGTCCTTGTCCAGGCCCAGCGCGGCGGCGCGCAGCGCGCCGATCTTGCTCTCCCGCAGCGAGCGTTCGGTGAGCTGGCGGAACTCAAGCGCAGCCGCGGCGTCGTCCTTCACTGCGTTGGGCAGCAGCCGGCGAAGGGCCCGGTCCGACGGTTCCCGGACTTCCATGTCCAGTCCGATCATCGCGGCGAGCGGATCCTCGGAGCCGCGGTCGGCCGGCTCCAGCATGGAAATGACGTCGGCGAACAGGCTGCGCAGCAGCTCCCTTTCGGCCGGTTCCAGGAAACCGGTGATGCCCTTGAGTCCGTATTTGAAAGCCTTAGCCACGTTTTCCCTTGCCCTTGCCCGGGCCGCCGCTTTTGCCGCCCCCGCTGTCTCCGCCGGTGGCCTTCTCCACGGTGGCCCACAGGCCAAACCCGTGCATCGCGACCGCGTGCTGCTCCACCTGTTCCTTGCTGCCGTGGGCAACGATGGACCGGCCCTTCCTGTGCACCTCGAGCATCAGCTTGTTGGCCTTGGTCTCCGAGTAGCCGAAGTAGCTCTGGAAGACGTAGCTGACGTAGCTCATGAGATTGACGGGGTCATTCCAGATGACAAGGTTCCAAGGGACGTCCGGGGCGGTCAGGGCGTCGGTGGACACCGCCGTTCCGGTCTGGATGCTCTCCTGGGTGTCAGGGCCGAGCGCAACGCTTAAGGTCATCTGTCCATTCTATGGCGATGCTGGGCCCACGCCGGCGAGGGCCCCGCGGCGAAGCGAAGCGAGACGTGGGAGCCGGTGGGGAGGGCCCCGCGGCGAAGCGAAGCGAGACGTGGGAGCCGGTGGGGAGGGCCCCGCGGCGAAGCGAAGCGAGACGTGGGAGCCGGTGGGGAGGGCCCCGCGGCGAAGCGAAGCGAGACGTGGGAGCCGGTGGGGAGGGCCCCGCGGCGAAGCGAAGCGAGACGTGGGAGCCGGTGGGGACTAGAGTGATTTTTGTGAGTAACTCCGCCAGCTGGGAGCAGCCCCGCACGTCCCTGTTTACCGACCATTACGAGCTGACCATGCTGCAGGGGGCCCTCCATTCCGGCGCCGCGCACCGCAAGGCCGTGTTCGAGGCTTTCGCGCGCAGGCTCCCGGACGGGCGCCGCTACGGGATTGTGGGCGGTACGGGCAGGCTGCTGGAAGGCATCATGGCGTTCCGGTTCGGCGAGGCGGAGCTCGAATTCCTGGCGCGCACCGGCGTGGTTAACAAGGAGACTCTCGACTACCTGGCCGACTTCCGCTTCACCGGCGACATCTGGGGTTATGCCGAGGGCGAGGCGTACTTCCCCAACTCCCCCATCCTGATCGTCGAATCAACGTTCGCCGAGGCGTGCATCCTGGAGACGTACGTCCTGTCCGTCCTCAACCACGACAGCGCCA
This window harbors:
- a CDS encoding VTT domain-containing protein, translated to MSDFAVPALGGAGPVQPHLASFLPDWLNPQVFLADPALAPWVVLLVCGIIFAETGLLIGFFLPGDSMLFTAGLLVATDTIKFNIWLFAALIIVSAIIGNQTGYLIGSKAGPAIFNKPDSRLFKHENVDSAHKFFEKHGGKALILARFVPIIRTFVPVIVGVAAMDKRKFFLFNVIGAVLWGGGVTLLGYLLGDKVPWVRDNLDIIFIVIVLLSVIPVAIEVLRGMAAKREAVAFGTDPVEEFIEEHEPEAERKTNLD
- the rdgB gene encoding RdgB/HAM1 family non-canonical purine NTP pyrophosphatase produces the protein MTGDNAVGGGPAPRLVLATRNAGKLRELRELLRGQVPGLDVDTQVVDAAAVGAPDVAETGVTFAENSLLKARAVAEATGLVAIADDSGLSVDVLGGAPGIFSARWAGRHGDDDANLRLLLAQLADVPDGHRGAAFVCAAALAVPASASGDGAREVVEYGQLAGTLLREPRGEGGFGYDPVLEPLGLDRSCAELSPEEKNAISHRGLAFRALLPSIVEALR
- the rph gene encoding ribonuclease PH translates to MTSEATTAPVIRADGRTPDQLRPISITRGWSKQAEGSALIEFGNTRVLCTASLTEGVPRWLKGEGRGWVTAEYAMLPRATNTRSDRESVKGKIGGRTHEISRLIGRSLRSIIDTKALGENTIVLDCDVLQADGGTRTAAITGAYVALAEAIRFARENKMIARNAQPLIDTIAAVSVGIIDGIPMLDLPYIEDVRAETDMNVVVTGSGKFVEVQGTAEGAPFDRDELNKLLDLALLGTEQLAAIQRETLAEAP
- a CDS encoding MBL fold metallo-hydrolase, which gives rise to MKLTIVGCTGSFPGPGSPASCYLLTANDGERVWKVVMDLGSGALGAIQRYTDLEDIDAIFLTHLHPDHCMDLCGLHVAVRWKPGGWDRGRIPVWGPAATADRMATAYGLDLDPGMHEEFDFTNWTERQSVTVGPFTVTPFAVNHPVEEAYALRVEVTEPDAAGNAVTRVLTYSGDTDSCRGLEEAAKDADLFLCEAAFEEGRDDGIKDVHLTGKRAGEAATAAGARRLLLTHIPVWTSQTKVMAEARPAFAGDVAVAVAGVHYTV
- the murI gene encoding glutamate racemase, with the protein product MTSASSMDPAAGAAAESAPADGVNVGSLPIGVFDSGVGGLTVARSIIDQLPNESILYVGDTAHGPYGPLPIAEVRANALGVMDELVDSGVKLLTIACNSASAAVLRDARERYTARYGIPVIEVIQPAVRRAVAATRTGRVGVIGTSATVGSRAYEDTFAAAPDLEITSVACPAFVPYVEAGITTGPELLDIAREYLEPLKSAGVDTVVLGCTHYPLLTGVISYVMGEDVTLVSSAEETAKDVYRALASNGLERTDPTPPEHSFIATGDPGQFEALARRFLGPEVLSVKHVDHVAAQYPTGSLARITPEMIAAARKAAARPRISNFVGQAAGNGAAPGGSFL
- a CDS encoding DUF2017 domain-containing protein — protein: MAKAFKYGLKGITGFLEPAERELLRSLFADVISMLEPADRGSEDPLAAMIGLDMEVREPSDRALRRLLPNAVKDDAAAALEFRQLTERSLRESKIGALRAAALGLDKDELLLTPSDARHWSTALNDVRLVLAERLDIRDEADADHVHQMQDWSQAEDVESYLALVYNFTTWLQESLVQAMLQSLDARP
- the clpS gene encoding ATP-dependent Clp protease adapter ClpS produces the protein MTLSVALGPDTQESIQTGTAVSTDALTAPDVPWNLVIWNDPVNLMSYVSYVFQSYFGYSETKANKLMLEVHRKGRSIVAHGSKEQVEQHAVAMHGFGLWATVEKATGGDSGGGKSGGPGKGKGKRG